A single region of the Alosa alosa isolate M-15738 ecotype Scorff River chromosome 6, AALO_Geno_1.1, whole genome shotgun sequence genome encodes:
- the qtrt1 gene encoding queuine tRNA-ribosyltransferase catalytic subunit 1, with product MAAPSRSDEPFGTEGVNTIEANEMCSKKATALAPLALQIVAECPVTKARVCDLALPHCIVNTPVFMPVGTQGTLKGITVDQLEDLNCQICLGNTYHLGTRPGPRLFDKANGLHGFMNWKRNLLTDSGGFQMVSLVELSEVTEEGVKFRSPYDGKEILLTPEESIAIQNSLGSDIMMQLDDVVSSTVTGPRVEEAMHRSIRWLDRCIVANKNPDRQNLFAIIQGGLNPQLRKACLEEMTKRDVPGFAIGGLSGGEEKDDFWKMVTLSTDHLPRCKPRYLMGVGYAVDLVVCVALGCDMFDCVFPTRTARFGSALVPWGSLQLKTKQFAKDLQPIDPDCNCPTCRRHTRAYLHALLKCDTAGMHHITVHNISYQLTLMRSIRQSIIESRFPEFVKSFMKRMFPTPDQYPRWAVEALASVNIALD from the exons ATGGCAGCGCCCAGTAGATCAGATGAACCATTTGGAACTGAAGGCGTTAATACAATTGAAGCAAACGAAATGTGTTCGAAGAAGGCTACGGCGTTGGCACCTCTTGCTCTGCAAATCGTAGCTGAATGTCCCGTGACCAAAGCCAGAGTCTGCGATCTCGCTTTGCCACACTGTATAGTGAATACACCGGTGTTCATGCCTGTTGGCACTCAAGGAACACTCAAGGGAATCACTGTGGATCAACTAGAGGACCTTAACTGTCAAATATGCCTCGGCAATACGTATCATTTGGGTACAAGACCG GGTCCTCGATTATTTGATAAGGCAAATGGCCTTCATGGTTTCATGAACTGGAAAAGAAATCTTTTGACG GACAGTGGGGGTTTTCAAATGGTGTCTCTGGTTGAGCTGTCGGAAGTCACAGAAGAGGGAGTGAAGTTTCGGTCCCCATATGATGGCAAGGAAATCCTTCTCACTCCGGAGGAGTCAATCGCCATACAGAACAGTCTTG GGTCTGACATAATGATGCAGCTGGATGATGTGGTCAGCAGCACTGTTACAGGGCCTCGAGTGGAGGAGGCCATGCATCGGTCGATTCGCTGGCTGGACCGCTGCATAGTGGCCAACAAGAACCCTGATCGGCAAAATCTATTTGCCATCATACAGGGCGGTCTTAATCCCCAGTTACGCAAAGCATGCTTAGAGG AGATGACAAAACGAGACGTCCCTGGTTTCGCCATCGGGGGCTTGAGTGGCGGAGAGGAAAAGGACGATTTCTGGAAAATGGTGACCCTCAGCACAGACCACTTGCCCCGCTGTAAACCCCGTTACCTGATGGGTGTCGG ATATGCAGTGgacctggtggtgtgtgtggctcttGGGTGTGACATGTTCGACTGCGTCTTCCCCACTCGCACAGCG AGGTTTGGCTCAGCGTTGGTTCCCTGGGGATCTCTGCAGCTAAAAACGAAGCAGTTTGCTAAAGACCTCCAGCCCATAGATCCAGACTGCAATTGCCCCACCTGTAGGAG ACACACGCGGGCCTACCTTCATGCCCTGCTCAAATGTGATACAGCAGGAATGCACCATATAACTGTCCACAACATTTCTTACCAG CTTACCCTGATGCGATCAATTCGTCAGAGTATTATTGAGAGCAGGTTCCCTGAGTTTGTCAAGTCCTTCATGAAGAGAATGTTCCCTACGCCAGACCAGTACCCCAGGTGGGCTGTGGAGGCGCTTGCTTCAGTAAACATCGCCCTGGACTAA